The Streptomyces sp. WZ-12 genome segment GAGGGCCTCGCCGGGGTGTGGTGCCGGGGCGTTCGCGGAGCTCTCGCGGAGCAGGCGCACGAGCAGGGGGTGCAACTCGGCGTAGCGGTCGCGCAGCACGGTGGCGAGTTCGGGGGTCACGGCGGCTTGCGCGACGAACGCGAGCCAGACCCGCGCCTCGCTCCGGTGCGCCTCGTCGACCAAGGCGATCTCGCTCAGTACGTGCCCCAAGGCCGGGTTGGTCGAGGGTGCTGCCGTGGCGGTGCGGGCTTGTGCCCGTTCGGTCACCCGCTCGCCGACGTGGTTGAGCGCGAAGACGAGCATCTCCTGCTTGGTGCGGAAGCAGCGTTGGACCGCTCCCATCGAGACACCGGCTCGCGTGGCGACGTCGCGCAGGGTGACGCCCTCTAGGCCGCTGCTGTCGGCGAGCGCGCATACCGCCTCCGCGATCCTCCGTCGCCGCTCCTCGTGGTCCACCTGTCTGGGCATGGGCTCGCCTCACCGCTCTCGTTGTAATGCGCTTGCATCGCTTCCCAGCATAGGATGTGATGCAAGCGCATCGGAACGAAGAGGAGCCGAGTGCCATGCCTTGCCGTGGCACGTCACGGCGCGATGAGGGAGAGGGGGCAGGGGTGTGCGCTCACCGCCCACGAGGGCAGAGCGCGTGTCCCGGCGATGCAATGAACACCGAACTGTGGAAGCACCATGCGACCGAGCTGGGCGCGGCCGTCGTCCGCGGCGAGGTCTCTGCGGCCGAGGTCGTGGAGAGTCACCTGGAGCGCATCGCGGCGGTGAACCCGGCCGCGAACGCCATCACCCAACTCATGGCGGACAGCGCCCGCGAAGCCGCGCGCGCAACGGACCGGCGCCGCGCGGCCGGGGAACAGCTCGGCCCGCTGGCCGGGGTGCCGTTCACCGTCAAGGAGAACATCCACGTGGCGGGGTGGGCGACCACGCACGGTGTGCCGAAGCTCCGCGATCACCTGGCCGAGGCCGACTCCCCACCGGTGCGCCGACTCCGTGCCGCCGGGGCGATCCCGATCGGCCACACCAACATGCCCGACCTGGCGATTTCCTCAGACCCCGCGAGCCAGCTCTACGGCAGGACGTACAACCCCTGGGACCGGTCGAAGACCCCGGGCGGGAGCAGCAGCGGGGACGGGGTGGCGGTGGCGGTCGGCATGGCGGCGCTCGGCCTCGGCAACGACTCGGGGGGCTCGGTGCGCATGCCCGCGGCCTTCAACGGAGTGGCGGGACTGGCGCCGAGCCACGGCCGCTTCGCCGCCGACCACCGCGTCAGGGGCCAGGAACCGATGCTGGCCTCCCAACTCATCCCCGTAGACGGCCCGATCGCCCGCTCGGTCGCCGACCTGCGTGCGGCCTACGAGGCACTGGCGGGCGCGGATCTGGAGGACCCGCGGGCGGTCCCGGTGCCTGCATACGGGCCCCGCCCCACCGGCCCGCTCAAGGTCGGCATCGTGGCCGACCCGGCCGGAGCCGGCGTCGACCCCGAGATCCGCGCCGCCATCAACCAGGCAGCAACCGCCCTGGAGGAGGCGGGCTATGCGACCGAGGAGGTGCAGATCCCCCGGCTCGCCGAGACCCTGGAGTGTTACGGCAAGCTCATCATGACCGAGTTCGGCGTGAAGTGGCCCCGCATCAGGCAGTTGCTCACCGAAAGGGGCGCCCAGCACATCGACTTGTTCATGGAACGCACTCCGCACACCGATCTCGACGAGTTCCTCCGGCAGACCGGTGTCCGGCTCAGCATCCAACGCGACTGGGCCAAGCTCCTGGACACTCACCCGTTGCTCCTCGGGGCCACCTGCCCCCAGCCCGTTCCCGGGGCCGACTTGCTCCCCGACGACACCGACACCGAGAGTCACGCCCAGATGATGCTGGCGGGAGCCCTGTGCACCGTGACCTCCCTTGTCGGAGTGCCTGCGGTGAGCGTGCCCACCGGGTTCGCGGGCGGCATGCCTCAGGGCGTCCAGCTCATCGGCCAGAGGTACCGCGAGGACTTGTGCCTGGAGGCCGCCGAGGTGATCGAGCGTCACTTCGGCGTACTGGCCCCCATCGACCCGCGCCCGTAACCCGAGCGCGCTTCAGTGTCCGCCCCTGGCGACGGGGCAGGGGCGGACGAGCGCCGCTACGCGGACGTCAAGGGCCGTTCGCGGTTGCCCTGGACGTCGCCTCACCCCTGAGGATCTGTCCCGCCTCTCAGCCACACCGATCCGACCCCGAGAGCGGAGCCGGACCATTGCATACCGCGCCCACCCGGGCGCAGGGCAGCAAGGCACGGTCCCCTCGGGCGGCACTCCCCCAGAACCCACAGAGCCCCAAGCCCTTGCCTTCCCGTCCGGCCCTCTTGCCGAAAAGTTAGATGCAAACTACACTAAAACTAGTTGCAAATTACACCTAGGCGCGCCGAGACGCCTCGGGCGGGTCGCCCGTCAGCCCACCGGCTCGACTTCACCGCCCGTGCCACACCAGGGAGCCGACCGATGACCACAGCGGACGCCCGCCGCCTCACCCAACGCATCGAAGCCGCCGTCGCCACCCCCGCGACCGACGACGCCTTCGACATCCACGCCGCGTTCACCGAGGTGCTGGACGGCATCGGCATGAGCCCGCAGGACACCGGCGGCACCGTCACCTTCCGGGGCGCCGACCCGGTCGTCCCGAGCACCCTGCGACTGGGCGCGGCGGCCGGCATCGCGTTGGCCGCGAAGTCCGCCGCGGTCGCCAAGCTGTGGCGACTGCGCGGCGGTGCCGACCAGGACATCGCCGTCGACCTGCGCACCACGCCCCACCGCCTGTGCCCGTTCTACGACCGCAAGTGGGAACTGCTGAACGGCTACCCGGGAAGCTCCGGCAAGGAGAACCAGGCACTCGGCTTCTCCTTCTACCCCACCGCCGACGGCCGCTGGATGATGCCGCTCAACCCCTACCCCGGCATCAAGGACGCCGCCATGAAGCTGCTCGGCACCCCGAACGACCCCGAGGCGGTGGCCGCAGCGATCGCCCAGTGGAAGGGCGCAGACCTCGAACAGGCCGCCGCCGAGGCCGGCACGGTGCTCCCGATGCTGCGCTCCCCACTGGAGATCCTCGACGAGCCGCAGTACCGCGACCACCTCGCCCAACTGCCGCTGATCGAGGTCGAGAAGATCGGCGACAGCCCCGCCGAGCCGCTCCCCACCGGTGGCGGCCAACCGCTGTCCGGCATCCGGGCGCTGGGCATGGGCCACGTCATCGCCGGCGCCGGCGCGGGCCGCGCGCTCGCCCTGCACGGGGCGGACGTGCTCAACATCTGGCGCCCGGGCGAGATCGAGCGGGACACCCCCTACCTCAGCGCCAACGTCGGCGTCCGCTCCGCCACCGTCGACCCGCGATCCACCGACGGCGCGGCCCGGATCCGTCAACTCCTCACCACAGCCGACGTGTTCTACGCCAACCGCCGCCCCGGCTACCTCGACAGCATCGGCCTGAGCCCCGAACAGGCCGCCGGGATCCGCCCCGGCGTCATCCACGCCACCGCTACCCTCAACGGCCCCACCGGCCCCTGGGCGGACCGGGTCGGCTTCGACCAGACCGCCGGCAGCCTCGTCGGCATGATGCACCTCGAAGGCGACGGCGAACGCCCCGGCCTGCCGCCGATCCTGGTCGCGATGAGGATGCCACCGACAACGCCGGCGATGACACCAGCAGCGATCATGACCGCGCCACCGGCGATCATCGCGTTGTCTTTGGAGATGGCTGAGTGCAGGGCGTCGATCTCGCTGGAGATGGTGTTGAGGAGTCCGGTGTCGCCGTTGAGGAGTGCGACGACCTTGGTGTTGTCCCCGTCGAAGGCCCGGAAGTCCGCCTCGATGTCCGCCTGGAACGTCCCCAGCCGTTTGACGAGTTTCTCCACGGCCGCCAGGTAGGACTCGGCGTCCTGCTCGATGGTCTTCAGTTGATCTTGAGCTTCGGTCAGAGCCCTGCGCTTCTGCTGGTCGTCGCCGCTCTCCTTGGCCTTCTGCAACGAGGCCGGCAGCTCGTTCAGGGCCGCGCTGATGAGGTCGCCGTGGCCGTAGATGTTCTCGTTGGTCCCGATCATGCCCTGGAGCAGGTTCGGGTCGGTGTTCCAGTCGGTGGCGTGGCCCCGGGCCTTGCCGAGGTGGGTGTTGATCTGGTCGAGCGCCGCCAGGCCGTCGTCGACGACGTGCTTCTGATCGGTCGGTAGCTCGTCCTTGAACTTGTCGTTTTCCTTGAGCGTCTTGGTGTCCATGTTGCTCTGCTTGGTCACCATCTGCGTGAACGTCTGCACCGCCAGCCCCGGACCGTGCGAAGCCTTCAGGGCATCAGCGAATGCGACTGCCATCGTCTCTCTCCGTTCGCCGGCGGCTATCTGCCGACCGAACGGAGCAAGCCTCACAGCAGGTAACGAATGCTCGACAGGACACTTTGGGCCCCCGCAGCGGCGAGGGCTTCCGGCCAACAGGATTCGGCGCAAACCCACGACGGGCCGCCCGGCGGGCCCGCCTGCCGGGCCGGAACCACCATCACGAGAGCGCATTTTCTGGTGCAATCGCCTAACCTCTCGTGGCCAGGCGGGCATCCTTGCCGCGAATGCCGAGGGTCGTGCTGGAGGCAACCCTCAAGGCAGAACGCGCTGCGACCGTAACTCGCGTTCCCGGCCGCACCCCCGTACCACGTGTTCCACGGTGCCCACTTGGCGGGGAAGCAGTCCTCGCTCTCCCCGTCAGAGAACGTGTACTTGCGTGGTGGGTCTGACTGGGGGTTCTGTGAGCGAGGTTCAGCGGACCGCATCGTGCCTGAAGGCCGGTTGTCCGGTTCGAGGGAGCGCCAGTGAAACAGCTCCGGGACACGTCCGAAGCCTGGCAGCAGCTGGTGCGGGAGACGGCCGGGCAACTGCGTGCACAGCTCGCGCTCCTCACCGAGCAGCTCGGCACTGCCGAACACGCCCTGGAATGTACGGACTTCACCCGCGCAACGACGCTCGAACTGACCGCCGAGGTCGACACCAAGCCGCCTGAGGCCACTGCCGCCTGGCTACGGTGAGGTCCTGGCAGCCTTCGAGCAGGCCGAGCACCGGCTCCGCGCGAAGCAAGTCTGGGAGATTCCGGGCATCGGCACCGAGCCGCGGCACACCGAGACCGTTGCGCGCCAAGCGGACGTGTCGCCATCATGCGGACCCGTGTGGCCCCTGTCGCAGGACCGTTTGGCTCCAACCGCGGCGCGGGGTACGGGCACTTCGGCACGGTGGAGCCGGGTGCATCTGCGCCCCGTTGCCGTCGAGCTTGGCCGGGAACAGGTGGATTCTCCACCTCATGGGCCCGATCCTGCCCTCAGCAGAATCTTCGAACTCCCAACGGCAACCTGGCTTATACGTTTCCGGAGGCAAGGCTGAACGGGGCAGGCATGCATGGTGACGGCCGGTCGACAAGGGATTCCCTCGACAGCAACGAAGAGGGAACCGGAGGCGACACAGGCAAGTACTACGACGCTGTGGTGCTGGCGGGAGGGCGCGCCCGACGTTTGGGCGGAGCGGACAAGCCGACGGTGTCCGTTGGCGGCATGCCGCTGCTCGATCGGGCGATCGAGGCATGCGTCGGGGCGGGGAGGACCATCGTGGTGGGCCCGCACCGGGCCACCGCCCACCAGGTGCATCACGTGCGCGAGGGCCCCTCGCACGCCGGGCCGCTCGCGGCGCTGGCGGCGGGAATGCGCTGGGTGCGCGCGCCGTACGTGGTGGTCCTGGCGGCGGATCTTCCCTTCGCGCGGAAGGAGACGGTCACGGAGTTGCTGCGCCAGGCGGCCGGTTCCGCGATCGAGGGCGCGGTCATGTTGG includes the following:
- the mobA gene encoding molybdenum cofactor guanylyltransferase, giving the protein MHGDGRSTRDSLDSNEEGTGGDTGKYYDAVVLAGGRARRLGGADKPTVSVGGMPLLDRAIEACVGAGRTIVVGPHRATAHQVHHVREGPSHAGPLAALAAGMRWVRAPYVVVLAADLPFARKETVTELLRQAAGSAIEGAVMLETQGRDNPLFAAYRTAAVRRGLARTLAQHGLLAGLPIRVLTRSLALRQVPDVGGVSFDCDTWEAVALARAYLKSKAG
- a CDS encoding TetR/AcrR family transcriptional regulator, with product MPRQVDHEERRRRIAEAVCALADSSGLEGVTLRDVATRAGVSMGAVQRCFRTKQEMLVFALNHVGERVTERAQARTATAAPSTNPALGHVLSEIALVDEAHRSEARVWLAFVAQAAVTPELATVLRDRYAELHPLLVRLLRESSANAPAPHPGEALRTDHDPHQAAHTLLALADGLTTHVLIGHLTPRTALDLLNAQIDAATRASPRDAPPASQ
- a CDS encoding amidase, whose translation is MNTELWKHHATELGAAVVRGEVSAAEVVESHLERIAAVNPAANAITQLMADSAREAARATDRRRAAGEQLGPLAGVPFTVKENIHVAGWATTHGVPKLRDHLAEADSPPVRRLRAAGAIPIGHTNMPDLAISSDPASQLYGRTYNPWDRSKTPGGSSSGDGVAVAVGMAALGLGNDSGGSVRMPAAFNGVAGLAPSHGRFAADHRVRGQEPMLASQLIPVDGPIARSVADLRAAYEALAGADLEDPRAVPVPAYGPRPTGPLKVGIVADPAGAGVDPEIRAAINQAATALEEAGYATEEVQIPRLAETLECYGKLIMTEFGVKWPRIRQLLTERGAQHIDLFMERTPHTDLDEFLRQTGVRLSIQRDWAKLLDTHPLLLGATCPQPVPGADLLPDDTDTESHAQMMLAGALCTVTSLVGVPAVSVPTGFAGGMPQGVQLIGQRYREDLCLEAAEVIERHFGVLAPIDPRP